A genomic region of Williamwhitmania sp. contains the following coding sequences:
- a CDS encoding RagB/SusD family nutrient uptake outer membrane protein, which yields MKWNYKINSGAIRHQVTRVLSTTNRSFGYRKTLLLLSLSLAILSSCTKFLTEDLQGQFSSDNFYQNEEQALQAINGTYQAITFTSPNNLIWVFGDVASDDAVKGGNPGDQAEITFIDAFNANSNNGVISNYWSFAYEAITRANNVIAYVPAVTMDAGLKNRIIGEAKFIRAYSYFNLVNIFGRVPLKLLPPTTQAAIHVPLSDVSDIYAQIQTDLLDAAAVLPVSYTSSDVGRVTRGAALAMLGKVNLYQQNWTAALGYFQQVEALGIYHLLPNYADNFKLAYENSSESIFEIQHLSGQIPSGEGSELNQWFAPSVDGGYYFDAPTQSLVDAFEVSTSTGDVDPRLDASIGRDGQPWLDGDVFSASWSPATGYLTKKHQQPLSQVSAALKGDGDLNYIYFRYADLLLMKAEAFNEIGNADSAKANLNIVRHRALASFNGTPPPDLLNDVTTSNQDQLRTAIQHERRVELAQEFHRYFDLMRWGKTVAEAALGPDFNYETKRYLPIPQAEIDANENINP from the coding sequence ATGAAATGGAACTATAAAATTAATTCAGGTGCAATTCGTCATCAGGTAACTCGTGTGCTTAGCACTACTAACCGTTCTTTTGGATACCGTAAAACGCTCTTATTATTGTCGCTTTCGTTAGCAATACTTAGCAGCTGTACCAAATTTTTAACGGAGGATCTGCAAGGCCAATTTTCTTCTGATAACTTCTACCAAAACGAAGAACAAGCACTTCAGGCCATCAATGGCACTTATCAAGCCATTACGTTTACTTCACCCAATAATCTTATTTGGGTTTTCGGTGATGTGGCTTCCGATGATGCCGTAAAGGGAGGTAATCCGGGAGATCAGGCAGAGATTACCTTCATCGATGCGTTCAATGCAAATTCAAACAATGGTGTTATAAGCAATTACTGGAGCTTTGCCTATGAAGCCATTACTCGTGCCAATAACGTAATAGCATACGTACCTGCCGTTACCATGGATGCGGGCTTAAAAAATAGAATAATAGGAGAAGCAAAGTTCATTAGGGCATACAGCTATTTCAACCTTGTGAATATTTTTGGAAGGGTTCCCCTAAAGTTGCTCCCTCCAACTACCCAAGCTGCCATTCATGTTCCTTTGAGCGATGTATCCGATATTTATGCTCAAATTCAGACCGATTTATTGGATGCGGCTGCGGTTTTACCCGTTTCATACACCTCCTCTGATGTAGGCCGAGTTACGCGTGGAGCGGCTCTTGCCATGCTTGGAAAGGTTAACTTGTATCAACAGAATTGGACAGCTGCCCTTGGATACTTTCAGCAGGTTGAGGCCCTAGGAATATATCACCTCCTTCCAAACTATGCCGATAACTTTAAGCTGGCCTACGAAAACAGCAGCGAATCAATCTTTGAAATTCAACACCTCTCGGGACAAATCCCATCGGGTGAAGGAAGTGAATTAAATCAGTGGTTTGCCCCTTCCGTTGATGGAGGATATTACTTCGATGCCCCAACCCAAAGCTTGGTGGACGCCTTTGAGGTAAGTACTTCCACTGGTGACGTTGACCCGCGCCTGGATGCTTCCATTGGTCGTGATGGTCAGCCTTGGTTGGATGGTGATGTTTTTAGCGCATCATGGTCACCAGCAACTGGATATCTCACCAAGAAGCATCAACAGCCACTTTCACAAGTTTCAGCGGCGCTTAAGGGGGATGGTGACCTTAACTACATCTACTTCCGATATGCCGATCTTTTATTGATGAAGGCTGAAGCATTTAACGAAATTGGCAATGCCGATTCGGCTAAAGCAAATCTCAATATAGTAAGGCATAGGGCACTAGCCAGCTTTAATGGCACTCCACCTCCCGATCTGCTTAATGATGTCACCACCTCAAATCAGGATCAACTCCGGACCGCCATCCAGCATGAGCGTAGGGTTGAGCTGGCACAGGAGTTTCACCGCTACTTCGACCTAATGCGGTGGGGAAAAACAGTGGCTGAAGCTGCGCTTGGACCCGATTTTAACTACGAAACCAAGCGGTATCTCCCAATACCACAGGCCGAAATAGATGCCAACGAAAATATAAATCCTTAA